The following are encoded together in the Zingiber officinale cultivar Zhangliang chromosome 8A, Zo_v1.1, whole genome shotgun sequence genome:
- the LOC122009295 gene encoding probable N-acetyltransferase HLS1, whose product MIKVREFEMEKDLIMVEELERQCDVGPTADIGDTKKKKKLKKKSLSLFVDLLGDPLSRVRHAPDYVMLVAESGEKEMVGVIKACVKMVTRGRDSVYVKVAYILGLRVSPNHRRLGIGTKLVERAEWWSAARGAEYAYMATDAANAASINLFIRRLGYSRFRSPAVLVHPIHAHRLPVSSSSTAVLRLPPPAAAAIYQRLLPPSAVEFLPSDLPALLAHPLTIGTFLAAPSSSTAATNPGDELPGTSFAVMSLWDSTQVLRLRVAGAPTATRAALAVLRAVDSGAPWLRVPSVRDVFQPFGVYVMYGLHMAGPEGPRLMRRLCRVAHNAAVGDAHCAAVVAEVGTRDPVRAAVPHWKRFSFDEDVWCMKRLCSSLSSDGDDWMASPPATDVIFVDPREF is encoded by the exons ATGATAAAGGTGAGGGAGTTCGAGATGGAGAAGGACTTGATTATGGTAGAGGAGTTGGAGCGCCAATGTGACGTTGGCCCGACCGCTGACATTGGAgacacgaagaagaagaagaagttgaagaagaAGAGCCTCTCTCTCTTTGTGGATTTGTTGGGTGATCCGTTGTCTCGAGTTCGTCATGCGCCTGATTATGTCATGCTC GTGGCTGAGTCGGGGGAGAAGGAGATGGTGGGAGTGATAAAAGCATGTGTTAAGATGGTTACAAGAGGAAGGGATTCGGTTTACGTTAAAGTCGCTTACATTCTCGGCCTTCGAGTCTCTCCTAATCATCG GCGACTCGGGATCGGGACGAAGCTGGTGGAGCGGGCCGAGTGGTGGAGCGCCGCCCGCGGGGCGGAGTACGCCTACATGGCTACCGACGCCGCCAACGCTGCCTCCATCAACCTCTTCATCCGCCGCCTCGGATACTCCCGATTCCGCTCCCCCGCCGTCCTCGTCCACCCCATCCACGCCCACCGCCTCCCTGTCTCCTCCTCTTCCACCGCCGTCCTCCGCCTCCCGCCGCCTGCCGCCGCCGCCATCTACCAACGCCTCTTACCACCCTCCGCAGTCGAGTTCCTCCCCTCCGACCTCCCCGCCCTCCTCGCCCACCCTCTCACCATCGGCACCTTCCTCGCGGCCCCCTCCTCCTCAACCGCCGCGACCAACCCCGGCGACGAACTTCCAGGAACGTCGTTCGCGGTGATGAGCCTGTGGGACTCAACGCAGGTGCTCCGCCTTCGGGTGGCGGGAGCGCCGACGGCGACGAGGGCCGCGCTGGCGGTGCTGCGGGCTGTGGACAGCGGCGCGCCGTGGCTGAGGGTGCCGTCGGTGCGCGACGTCTTCCAGCCATTTGGAGTCTACGTCATGTATGGCCTCCACATGGCGGGGCCGGAGGGCCCGCGTCTGATGCGCAGGCTGTGCCGGGTGGCGCACAACGCGGCGGTCGGCGACGCCCATTGCGCCGCCGTGGTGGCGGAGGTGGGCACGAGGGACCCGGTGCGGGCGGCCGTGCCGCACTGGAAGCGCTTCTCCTTTGACGAAGACGTCTGGTGCATGAAGAGGCTGTGTAGCAGCCTCAGCAGCGACGGCGACGATTGGATGGCATCCCCGCCGGCGACGGACGTCATTTTCGTAGATCCGCGCGAGTTTTGA